In Actinoplanes sp. NBC_00393, a single genomic region encodes these proteins:
- a CDS encoding SOS response-associated peptidase, protein MCGRYATTRSNADLSQFFEAVDVAEPLRPSWNVAPTDPVPLVRMSQRDAARVVDSARWGLVPPWAPDLRGGARMINARAETVATLRSFAPSFARRRCLIPADGWFEWVRTSGKQKQAYYMTPGDGTPLAFAGLWSAWGPESVLTCSVVTTAAIGGLTRVHDRMPLILPADRWADWLAGGGEPEELLRPLSERDLEAIEVRPVGSDVGNVRNNGPALVEPVAEVTLF, encoded by the coding sequence ATGTGCGGGCGATACGCGACCACCAGGAGCAACGCCGACCTGAGCCAGTTCTTCGAGGCGGTCGACGTGGCCGAGCCGTTGCGGCCCAGCTGGAACGTCGCGCCCACCGATCCGGTGCCGCTGGTGCGGATGTCGCAGCGGGATGCGGCCCGCGTCGTCGACAGCGCGCGCTGGGGGCTGGTTCCGCCGTGGGCGCCCGACCTGCGCGGCGGCGCCCGCATGATCAACGCCAGGGCGGAGACGGTGGCGACGCTGCGGTCGTTCGCGCCGTCGTTCGCCCGGCGGCGGTGCCTGATTCCGGCTGACGGCTGGTTCGAGTGGGTGCGTACCTCGGGCAAGCAGAAGCAGGCCTACTACATGACCCCGGGGGACGGTACGCCGCTGGCGTTCGCCGGACTCTGGTCGGCGTGGGGTCCGGAGTCCGTGCTGACCTGCAGCGTGGTGACGACCGCTGCGATCGGGGGCCTGACCCGCGTGCACGACCGGATGCCGCTGATCCTGCCGGCCGACCGATGGGCGGATTGGCTGGCCGGCGGCGGGGAGCCCGAGGAGCTGCTTCGCCCGCTCTCCGAGCGGGATCTGGAGGCGATCGAGGTACGCCCAGTAGGCTCCGATGTCGGAAATGTCCGAAACAACGGTCCAGCCTTAGTGGAACCTGTTGCCGAGGTAACGCTTTTCTGA
- the rsgA gene encoding ribosome small subunit-dependent GTPase A produces the protein MPGRKREYDEDDVRIRPGRSSRPRTRLRPKHDDAIDALVITVDRGRYGCVREDTGDTEVITAMRARELGRKSVVVGDRVALVGDVSGSPGALARIVRIGERTSVLRRTADDDDTTPEGRLERVVVANADQLVIVSALSDPPPRTGFIDRCLVAAYDADVEPLLCLTKADLAGPEQVLGYYAELDLPYVLVRPGSDLAELRERLSGRISVLVGHSGVGKSTLVNRLVPDALRAVGAVSAIGKGRHTSTSAVALRLPAIGRSRKDPGWIIDTPGIRSFGLAHVSAESLLHGFPDLVEGTLEDQPNCGHTTADADCRLDAWVADGHADPRRLASYRRLLSSRAGDLDQRDQPADETPAG, from the coding sequence CTGCCAGGCCGTAAGCGGGAGTACGACGAGGACGACGTCCGGATCCGACCGGGCCGCTCGTCGCGTCCGCGTACCCGGTTGCGGCCGAAGCACGACGATGCGATCGACGCGCTGGTCATCACGGTCGACCGGGGGCGGTACGGGTGCGTGCGCGAGGACACCGGCGACACCGAGGTGATCACCGCGATGCGCGCCCGCGAGTTGGGCCGCAAGTCGGTGGTGGTCGGCGACCGGGTGGCGCTGGTCGGGGACGTCTCCGGTTCGCCGGGCGCGCTCGCCCGGATCGTCCGGATCGGTGAGCGCACCTCGGTGCTGCGGCGCACCGCGGATGACGACGACACCACGCCCGAGGGCCGCCTGGAACGGGTCGTGGTGGCGAACGCCGACCAGTTGGTGATCGTCAGCGCGCTGTCCGACCCGCCGCCGCGGACCGGGTTCATCGACCGGTGCCTGGTCGCGGCGTACGACGCGGATGTCGAGCCGCTGCTCTGCCTGACCAAGGCCGACCTGGCCGGGCCGGAGCAGGTGCTGGGCTACTACGCCGAGCTGGACCTGCCGTACGTCCTGGTGCGCCCGGGCAGCGACCTGGCCGAGCTCCGGGAGCGACTGTCCGGCCGGATCTCGGTGCTCGTGGGCCATTCCGGGGTGGGCAAGTCGACCCTGGTGAACCGTCTGGTGCCGGATGCGCTGCGGGCGGTCGGCGCGGTGAGCGCGATCGGCAAGGGCCGGCACACGTCGACCAGCGCGGTGGCGTTGCGGCTCCCGGCGATCGGCAGATCCCGGAAGGATCCGGGCTGGATCATCGACACACCCGGGATCCGCAGCTTCGGTCTAGCCCACGTCAGCGCGGAAAGCCTGCTCCACGGCTTCCCCGACCTGGTCGAGGGCACTCTGGAGGATCAGCCGAACTGCGGGCACACCACCGCGGACGCCGACTGCCGCCTCGACGCCTGGGTGGCCGACGGACACGCCGATCCCCGCCGGCTCGCCTCATACCGCCGCCTGCTCAGCTCCCGCGCCGGCGACCTGGACCAACGCGACCAGCCCGCCGACGAAACCCCCGCCGGCTGA
- a CDS encoding chitosanase produces MRSFALGAGITAVLCVPLAVSVAASASPDVLLSLRRPVLASSTESVAWAAAKVTDAHRGTRWSSAGGAGTQWVQIDLGAAQQVHRVRLAWAKAYAKAYRIQISGNGSVWTDLYRTATGNGGTDDVHNLAGSGRYLRILATQRGTTGGYSLWDVRAYGPGPAAPVTEAGQSAAAVVPAIAADLTANVKKETALKLVASAENSTLDWRSLYGYIEDLGDGRGYTGGLVGFCSGTSDMLAVVTEYTRRKPDNSLAGYLPALRAVDGTDSHKGLDPGFPAAWRASAADPVFQKVQEEARDRMYFRPAVRLAEADGLRALGQFAYYDAAVMHGVAGLREIRARAVAGQRTPVQGGDEISYLSAFLDARRAEMRTEAAHRDTTRVDTAQRAFLRAGNLDLVTPLSWRVYGDRYTVTR; encoded by the coding sequence ATGCGTTCCTTCGCGCTGGGTGCCGGGATAACGGCTGTTCTGTGTGTTCCGCTGGCCGTCTCCGTGGCCGCCAGCGCGTCCCCGGACGTGCTGCTCTCGTTGCGGCGGCCGGTGCTCGCCTCATCCACCGAGAGCGTCGCGTGGGCCGCTGCCAAGGTCACCGACGCGCACCGCGGCACCCGCTGGTCCAGTGCGGGTGGCGCCGGCACCCAGTGGGTCCAGATCGATCTCGGCGCCGCTCAGCAGGTGCACCGCGTGCGGCTGGCCTGGGCGAAGGCATACGCCAAGGCGTACCGGATCCAGATCTCCGGCAACGGCTCGGTGTGGACCGATCTCTACCGCACCGCGACCGGCAACGGCGGCACCGACGACGTCCACAACCTCGCCGGCAGCGGGCGCTACCTGCGGATCCTGGCCACCCAGCGGGGCACCACCGGCGGCTACTCGCTCTGGGACGTGCGGGCGTACGGTCCCGGGCCGGCCGCGCCGGTGACCGAGGCGGGCCAGTCCGCTGCCGCTGTGGTGCCCGCGATCGCTGCGGACCTGACCGCGAACGTCAAGAAGGAGACCGCGCTCAAGCTGGTCGCCAGCGCGGAGAACTCGACGCTCGACTGGCGCTCGTTGTACGGCTACATCGAGGACCTGGGCGACGGCCGCGGGTACACCGGCGGTCTCGTCGGGTTCTGCTCCGGCACCTCCGACATGCTCGCCGTGGTGACCGAGTACACCAGGCGAAAGCCGGACAACAGTCTGGCCGGCTACCTGCCGGCGTTGCGTGCGGTGGACGGCACCGACTCGCACAAGGGGCTCGACCCGGGCTTCCCGGCGGCGTGGCGGGCGTCCGCAGCCGACCCGGTCTTCCAGAAGGTGCAGGAGGAGGCGCGGGACCGGATGTACTTCCGGCCGGCGGTGCGGCTCGCCGAGGCCGACGGGCTGCGGGCGCTGGGCCAGTTCGCCTACTACGACGCCGCGGTCATGCACGGGGTCGCCGGACTGCGCGAGATCCGGGCGCGGGCGGTGGCCGGGCAGCGGACGCCGGTCCAGGGCGGCGACGAGATCAGCTATCTCTCCGCGTTCCTGGACGCTCGGCGGGCTGAGATGCGTACCGAGGCGGCGCACCGCGACACCACCCGGGTGGACACCGCCCAGCGGGCCTTCCTGCGGGCCGGCAACCTGGACCTGGTCACCCCGCTGAGCTGGCGGGTCTACGGGGACCGGTACACCGTGACGCGGTAG
- the aroA gene encoding 3-phosphoshikimate 1-carboxyvinyltransferase: protein MATVTAEPRPWLAPPASGPVTATVRLPGSKSMTARALVLAALADSPSVIEAPLRARDTVLMSAGLRALGVGVDTGADDRWVVEPSPLRGPARIDVGLAGTIMRFLPPAAALAEGTVEFDGDPHSRNRPLRPIVEALRSLGVSIEASPTGGLPLTVRGAGLVEGGEAVIDASGSSQFVSGLLLSAARFSKGLVLRHEGPPVPSAPHLRMTTHMLRAAGAVVDESVPDVWTVQPGPLQGRTWTIEPDLSGAAPFFAAAAVTGGSVTLAGWPADSWQPVDRVKELFTELGAEVSQSAEGLTVRGTGTLRGITADLSEVSELTPVIAALAALAEGPSELRGVAHIRGHETDRISALATELGKAGAEITEFPDGLRIVPRPLHGTTFETYADHRMAHAAAVIGLAVPEINLTDVGCTSKTLPEFPELWAGLVARS, encoded by the coding sequence ATGGCGACCGTGACTGCTGAACCTCGCCCCTGGCTCGCCCCGCCCGCTTCCGGTCCGGTCACGGCGACCGTGCGCCTGCCCGGCTCCAAGTCGATGACCGCCCGGGCCCTGGTGCTCGCCGCGCTGGCCGACAGCCCGTCGGTGATCGAGGCGCCGCTGCGCGCCCGCGACACCGTGCTGATGTCCGCCGGCCTGCGCGCGCTCGGCGTCGGCGTCGACACCGGTGCGGACGACCGCTGGGTGGTGGAGCCAAGCCCGCTGCGCGGCCCGGCCCGGATCGACGTGGGGCTGGCCGGCACGATCATGCGGTTCCTGCCACCGGCGGCCGCGCTGGCCGAGGGCACCGTCGAGTTCGACGGCGACCCACACTCGCGCAACCGGCCACTGCGCCCGATCGTCGAGGCACTGCGCTCGCTCGGCGTGTCGATCGAGGCCTCGCCCACCGGCGGGCTGCCGCTCACCGTGCGCGGCGCCGGCCTGGTGGAGGGTGGCGAGGCGGTCATCGACGCCTCCGGCTCCAGCCAGTTCGTCTCCGGGCTGTTACTCTCCGCGGCCCGGTTCAGCAAGGGCCTGGTCCTGCGGCACGAGGGCCCACCGGTGCCGTCCGCCCCGCACCTGCGGATGACCACACACATGCTGCGCGCCGCCGGCGCGGTGGTGGACGAGAGCGTGCCCGACGTGTGGACCGTCCAGCCGGGCCCGCTGCAGGGGCGGACCTGGACGATCGAGCCGGACCTCTCCGGGGCAGCGCCGTTCTTCGCCGCCGCCGCGGTCACCGGCGGTTCGGTGACGCTGGCCGGCTGGCCGGCCGACAGCTGGCAGCCGGTCGACCGGGTCAAGGAGCTCTTCACCGAGCTGGGCGCCGAGGTGAGCCAGTCCGCCGAAGGCCTGACCGTGCGGGGCACCGGCACGCTGCGCGGGATCACCGCCGACCTTTCCGAGGTCAGCGAGCTCACCCCGGTGATCGCCGCCCTGGCCGCGCTCGCCGAGGGCCCGTCCGAGCTGCGCGGCGTCGCGCACATCCGCGGTCACGAGACCGACCGGATCAGCGCGCTGGCCACCGAGCTCGGCAAGGCCGGCGCCGAGATCACCGAGTTCCCGGACGGTCTGCGGATCGTGCCGCGGCCGCTGCACGGCACCACGTTCGAGACCTACGCCGACCACCGGATGGCACACGCCGCGGCGGTAATCGGCCTCGCCGTGCCGGAGATCAACCTCACCGACGTAGGTTGTACGTCGAAGACGTTGCCCGAGTTCCCCGAACTCTGGGCGGGACTCGTGGCGAGGAGCTAG
- a CDS encoding ATP-binding protein gives MPSEVRHLVDRGQPYPLVRLSGVLDDETVTPIRSALLDVLASQPEAIVVDVTGLQVARADAVSMLRELLDDTRDWPGSHLTLCGPSDAGTWKASGWPVWPDPAGAFAALGKPDTDHRVSIELEPVVGAARRSREVITEACGRWEQPELAGNACIVATEMVNNVVAHARTPMQFLLALHGGTMSVAVRDGSPSMPRFNGPVAPTSYGGRGLLLIDSVADRWGHLLLADGKVVWARLEAEPAMPV, from the coding sequence ATGCCGAGCGAGGTTCGTCACCTGGTGGACCGCGGCCAGCCCTATCCCCTGGTCCGGCTGAGCGGGGTGCTCGACGACGAGACTGTCACACCGATCCGTTCAGCGTTGCTCGACGTCCTGGCCTCGCAGCCGGAGGCCATCGTCGTCGACGTCACCGGTCTGCAGGTGGCCCGGGCCGACGCGGTCTCCATGCTGCGTGAGCTCCTCGACGACACCCGGGACTGGCCAGGCAGCCATCTCACCCTCTGCGGTCCGTCCGACGCGGGGACCTGGAAGGCGAGCGGCTGGCCGGTGTGGCCGGACCCGGCCGGCGCGTTCGCGGCGCTCGGCAAGCCCGATACCGATCACCGGGTCAGCATCGAGCTGGAGCCCGTGGTGGGTGCGGCCCGCCGCTCGCGGGAGGTCATCACCGAGGCGTGCGGCCGGTGGGAGCAGCCCGAACTGGCTGGTAACGCCTGCATCGTGGCGACCGAGATGGTCAACAACGTGGTGGCCCACGCCCGTACGCCGATGCAGTTCCTCCTCGCCCTGCACGGCGGGACGATGAGCGTGGCGGTCCGGGACGGCTCACCCTCGATGCCCCGGTTCAACGGCCCGGTCGCACCGACCTCGTACGGCGGGCGCGGCCTGCTTCTGATCGACTCGGTGGCCGACCGCTGGGGTCACCTGCTGCTGGCCGACGGCAAGGTGGTGTGGGCACGGCTCGAAGCCGAGCCCGCGATGCCTGTATGA
- a CDS encoding DUF5709 domain-containing protein, translating into MRDNDYPAEVSDPEASGLPDTADDDSTAYDEVNSPRWSDGPDPAALAGVGPGGSNRFGDTAEEQRQGEGLDRRLRQEQPDFGAEEALPERRDPIDETVDDSEQRQFDRDVWEPGPTSDPHSQVSLYDDGQLDEEDPQAVGRLVAPDEGSGWDEEPDSVAYDAGAAGGGASAEELAMHETRAPDYD; encoded by the coding sequence ATGCGAGACAACGACTACCCGGCAGAGGTCAGCGATCCGGAGGCGTCCGGGCTGCCGGACACCGCCGACGACGATTCCACGGCGTATGACGAGGTGAACAGCCCGCGGTGGAGCGACGGCCCGGACCCGGCCGCGCTCGCGGGCGTGGGTCCCGGCGGGTCGAACCGTTTCGGTGACACCGCCGAGGAGCAGCGGCAGGGCGAGGGACTGGACCGCCGGCTGCGGCAGGAGCAGCCGGACTTCGGCGCCGAGGAGGCGCTGCCGGAGCGCCGTGACCCGATCGACGAGACGGTGGACGACTCGGAGCAGCGCCAGTTCGACCGGGACGTCTGGGAGCCGGGCCCGACCTCGGACCCGCACTCGCAGGTCTCGCTCTACGACGACGGCCAGCTGGACGAGGAGGATCCGCAGGCGGTCGGCCGGCTGGTCGCGCCGGACGAGGGTTCGGGCTGGGACGAGGAGCCGGACAGCGTGGCGTACGACGCGGGCGCGGCCGGCGGCGGGGCGAGCGCCGAGGAGCTGGCCATGCACGAGACCCGAGCACCGGACTACGACTGA
- the hisN gene encoding histidinol-phosphatase, with translation MAGYADDLALAHLLADTADSISTARFRALDLRVEAKPDLTPVSDADTAVEKAVRATLARARPRDGVLGEEFGRSVAAAGPGSRYWVIDPIDGTKNFVRGVPIWATLIALMEGDTPVVGLVSAPALGRRWWAGRGLGAFAGKHQHAATRISVSSVRKLTDASFCYASLNGWAEMGRLDQMMDILLGVWRSRAYGDFYGYMLLAEGALDAMAEPELSLWDMAALIPIVTEAGGKITDLDGRPTGDKSSVVGTNGLLHESVLAALARRP, from the coding sequence ATGGCTGGATACGCGGACGATCTTGCGCTTGCTCACCTGCTCGCCGACACGGCCGACTCGATCAGCACGGCTCGGTTTCGGGCGCTGGATCTGCGGGTTGAGGCGAAGCCGGATCTGACGCCGGTCTCGGACGCGGACACCGCGGTGGAGAAGGCGGTGCGGGCGACGCTGGCCCGGGCGCGGCCGCGGGACGGTGTGCTCGGGGAGGAGTTCGGGCGGTCGGTCGCGGCGGCGGGGCCGGGCAGCCGGTATTGGGTGATCGACCCGATCGACGGGACGAAGAACTTCGTCCGCGGCGTACCGATCTGGGCCACGCTGATTGCGTTGATGGAGGGTGACACTCCGGTGGTGGGCCTGGTGTCCGCGCCGGCTCTCGGCCGGCGCTGGTGGGCCGGGCGCGGGCTGGGCGCGTTCGCGGGCAAGCATCAGCACGCCGCGACCCGGATCAGCGTGTCGTCGGTGCGGAAGCTGACCGATGCGAGTTTCTGCTACGCCAGCCTGAACGGGTGGGCGGAAATGGGCCGCCTCGACCAGATGATGGACATTCTGCTCGGGGTGTGGCGGAGCCGGGCCTACGGCGACTTCTACGGGTACATGCTGCTCGCCGAAGGCGCGCTGGACGCGATGGCGGAACCGGAGCTGTCGCTGTGGGACATGGCGGCGCTGATCCCGATCGTCACCGAGGCGGGCGGCAAGATCACCGACTTGGACGGGCGGCCGACGGGCGACAAGAGTTCGGTGGTCGGGACCAACGGGCTGCTGCACGAGAGTGTCCTCGCGGCGCTGGCTCGCCGACCCTGA
- the malQ gene encoding 4-alpha-glucanotransferase, whose translation MNPDLEALAEAHGVATWYENWRRKRTAVAAESVIGVLGMLGVDATTPAAVRASLAAARRRDQGERLPGTVVLRAGSTRPLPSPGEITLEDGGTRTVDRLPADLPLGWHRLRVADQDVTLVVVPTELPEPPEAWGWMLQLYTLHSAGSWGMGDLGDLRDFAGDCGGADVVLLNPLHAVTPTLPVPASPYSPSSRRFANPLYLRVADTAEYRRADPELQQRVDALRPAKPADGLIDYSAVLAAKLAALELLRPLAGPVDLESDPGLADFARFCALAEEHGPNWREWPEELRRPDSPAVLAYESDRIFFHAWIQQLLEEQFDAAAEAARDMSVGIVHDLAVAVDPSGADGWLLQDVLAMEARTGAPPDAFNQLGQEWGGVAWRPDRLVESGYAAYRDMLRRIFRHARGLRVDHVAGLWRLWWVPSGMGPAEGTYVHYDPEAMLGILALEAHRAGAVVIGEDLGTVLPVVTEGLDRMNMLGSAVLWFTRDDDGGYRPAAGYPRNALASISTHDLPTAAGFLAGEQVEVRAELGQLAGPVEQERANWAKDRDQLLDRLRAEGLLQPDATTEETVVAMHRFLARTPCRLVTAALHDVLLERRQPNLPGTFDEYPNWRIPLGTDLADISSDAMFRKVAEILGNRKSMGFLDKAKALADKHDDKVDMALEKIGDAVDRRTGHKYTAHIDRGVDEAQKRTGSGDTQR comes from the coding sequence ATGAACCCGGATCTGGAGGCGCTGGCCGAGGCGCACGGCGTGGCCACGTGGTACGAGAACTGGCGCCGAAAGCGCACCGCCGTCGCCGCGGAGTCGGTGATCGGCGTGCTGGGCATGCTCGGCGTGGACGCGACGACCCCCGCGGCGGTACGCGCGTCGCTCGCCGCCGCCCGCCGGCGTGACCAGGGCGAACGCCTGCCCGGCACAGTCGTGCTGCGGGCCGGGAGCACCCGGCCGTTGCCGTCCCCCGGCGAGATCACGCTCGAGGACGGCGGCACGCGTACGGTGGACCGGCTCCCCGCCGACCTGCCGCTCGGCTGGCACCGCCTGCGGGTCGCCGACCAGGACGTCACCCTGGTCGTGGTCCCCACCGAACTGCCCGAGCCGCCGGAGGCGTGGGGCTGGATGCTGCAGCTCTACACGCTGCACTCGGCCGGCTCCTGGGGCATGGGCGACCTCGGCGACCTGCGCGACTTCGCCGGTGACTGCGGCGGCGCGGACGTGGTGCTGCTGAACCCGCTGCACGCGGTCACCCCGACCCTGCCGGTGCCGGCCTCGCCGTACTCGCCGTCGAGCCGGCGCTTCGCGAACCCGCTCTACCTGCGGGTGGCGGACACCGCGGAGTACCGGCGGGCCGATCCGGAGTTGCAGCAGCGGGTCGACGCGCTGCGCCCGGCGAAACCTGCGGACGGGCTGATCGACTACAGCGCGGTGCTGGCGGCCAAGCTCGCCGCGCTGGAACTGCTGCGGCCGCTGGCCGGACCGGTCGACCTGGAGAGCGACCCGGGACTGGCGGACTTCGCCCGGTTCTGCGCGCTCGCCGAGGAGCACGGTCCGAACTGGCGGGAGTGGCCGGAGGAACTGCGCCGGCCGGACTCGCCCGCTGTCCTCGCGTACGAAAGTGATCGGATCTTCTTCCATGCCTGGATCCAGCAGTTGCTGGAGGAGCAGTTCGACGCCGCCGCCGAGGCTGCCCGGGACATGTCCGTCGGCATCGTGCACGACCTCGCGGTGGCGGTCGACCCGTCCGGTGCGGACGGCTGGCTGTTGCAGGACGTGCTGGCGATGGAGGCCCGGACCGGGGCGCCGCCGGACGCGTTCAACCAGCTCGGCCAGGAGTGGGGTGGCGTCGCGTGGCGGCCGGACCGGCTGGTCGAGAGCGGGTACGCGGCGTACCGGGACATGCTGCGCCGGATCTTCCGGCACGCCCGCGGTCTGCGGGTGGACCATGTGGCCGGGCTCTGGCGGCTGTGGTGGGTGCCGTCCGGGATGGGCCCGGCCGAGGGCACCTACGTGCACTACGACCCGGAGGCGATGCTCGGCATCCTGGCCCTGGAGGCGCACCGCGCCGGCGCCGTGGTGATCGGCGAGGACCTGGGCACGGTCCTGCCGGTGGTGACCGAGGGCCTGGACCGGATGAACATGCTCGGCTCGGCCGTGCTCTGGTTCACCCGCGACGACGACGGTGGCTACCGGCCCGCCGCCGGATACCCGCGCAACGCGCTGGCCAGCATCTCCACCCACGACCTGCCGACCGCCGCCGGCTTCCTGGCCGGTGAGCAGGTCGAGGTACGCGCCGAGCTCGGCCAGCTGGCCGGACCGGTGGAACAGGAGCGGGCGAACTGGGCCAAGGACCGGGATCAGCTGCTCGACCGCCTCCGCGCCGAGGGTCTCCTGCAACCGGACGCGACGACCGAGGAGACCGTGGTCGCGATGCACCGGTTCCTGGCCCGGACGCCGTGCCGGCTGGTCACCGCCGCACTGCACGACGTCCTGCTGGAACGCCGGCAGCCGAACCTGCCGGGCACCTTCGACGAGTACCCGAACTGGCGGATCCCGCTCGGCACCGATCTGGCCGACATCAGTTCGGACGCAATGTTCCGCAAGGTTGCCGAGATTCTGGGTAACCGTAAGAGCATGGGTTTCCTGGACAAGGCGAAGGCGCTGGCCGACAAGCACGATGACAAGGTCGACATGGCGCTGGAGAAGATCGGTGACGCGGTGGACCGGCGTACCGGCCACAAGTACACGGCTCACATCGACCGGGGAGTCGACGAGGCGCAGAAGCGCACGGGGTCGGGCGACACGCAGCGGTGA
- a CDS encoding family 16 glycosylhydrolase, protein MRKLRILLGAAIVATTLASTLTLASRSDTAEAAIGPVTWSDEFNGAAGAPVDGSKWNFDVGGGGFGNSELQYYTNSTNNVRQNGQGQLAITARKENPANYQCWYGTCQYTSGRILTSGKFTQRYGRFEASIKVPKGQGIWPAFWMLGDNLGSVGWPQSGEIDIMENVGKEPNKLYGTVHGPGYSGGSAIGGSRTLGAPLGDAFHQYAVEWSPNLIVWYLDGSEYFRVTPASLGGRQWVFDHPFFMILNVAVGGNWPGSPDASTSFPQTMLVDYVRVSAWNEGTTPPPATGNALKSNFNGKCIDIPGANAVDGARLQMWDCNGSGAQKWTFNSDGTLRALGKCMDPAGGALANGTPIQLVTCNGNPVQRFTLSAAGDLVNVSANRCVDIAEWNNTNGARLHLWDCGGTANQKWTRA, encoded by the coding sequence ATGCGCAAGTTACGCATCCTGCTCGGCGCGGCGATAGTCGCGACAACCCTGGCCAGCACCCTGACGCTGGCCTCCCGCAGCGACACCGCAGAGGCCGCGATCGGCCCGGTCACCTGGTCCGACGAGTTCAACGGCGCGGCCGGCGCACCGGTGGACGGCTCGAAGTGGAACTTCGACGTCGGCGGTGGCGGCTTCGGCAACAGCGAGCTGCAGTACTACACGAACTCGACGAACAACGTCCGGCAGAACGGCCAGGGCCAGCTCGCGATCACCGCGCGCAAGGAGAACCCGGCCAACTACCAGTGCTGGTACGGCACGTGCCAGTACACCTCGGGCCGGATCCTGACCTCCGGCAAGTTCACCCAGCGGTACGGCCGGTTCGAGGCCAGCATCAAGGTCCCGAAGGGCCAGGGCATCTGGCCGGCGTTCTGGATGCTCGGCGACAACCTGGGCAGCGTCGGCTGGCCGCAGTCCGGCGAGATCGACATCATGGAGAACGTCGGCAAGGAGCCGAACAAGCTCTACGGCACCGTGCACGGCCCCGGTTACTCCGGCGGCAGCGCGATCGGTGGCAGCCGCACCCTCGGCGCACCGCTCGGCGACGCCTTCCACCAGTACGCCGTGGAGTGGTCGCCGAACCTGATCGTCTGGTATCTGGACGGCTCCGAGTACTTCCGGGTCACCCCGGCCTCGCTCGGCGGCCGCCAGTGGGTCTTCGACCACCCGTTCTTCATGATCCTGAACGTGGCGGTCGGCGGTAACTGGCCGGGCAGCCCGGACGCCTCCACCTCGTTCCCGCAGACCATGCTGGTCGACTACGTCCGGGTCTCGGCCTGGAACGAAGGCACCACCCCGCCGCCGGCCACCGGCAACGCGCTGAAGAGCAACTTCAACGGCAAGTGCATCGACATCCCGGGCGCCAACGCGGTCGACGGCGCGCGGCTGCAGATGTGGGACTGCAACGGCAGCGGCGCCCAGAAGTGGACGTTCAACAGCGACGGCACCCTGCGAGCCCTGGGCAAGTGCATGGACCCGGCCGGTGGCGCGCTGGCCAACGGCACCCCGATCCAGCTGGTCACCTGCAACGGCAACCCGGTGCAGCGGTTCACCCTGTCGGCCGCCGGTGACCTGGTGAACGTCTCGGCGAACCGGTGTGTCGACATCGCCGAGTGGAACAACACCAACGGCGCCCGCCTGCACCTCTGGGACTGCGGCGGCACCGCAAACCAGAAGTGGACGCGGGCCTGA
- a CDS encoding carbohydrate-binding protein, whose protein sequence is MKYAHLLAAAVLVLGIGPGAPARAADTVSRSALSDDFTGARGGAPDGAKWAVAGDARRAQLTGDGELFLATQLRTQKTLGQKSGRAEARIRMSRDGGAWRALGVLTPDGGLPAGRVEVLADDSVGSEDFHTYVIDWSPTTLVWSVDGRKVLRFTPSTAGQPFRLSLNTAAGGRDPDSMLVDYVRVSVRVTVQATNWKIQTTYRPGKYVRYRGELYRVQEFHTSLPGWQPDLVPAIFKKV, encoded by the coding sequence GTGAAATACGCGCACCTGCTCGCGGCCGCAGTGCTGGTCCTGGGGATCGGCCCGGGCGCTCCCGCCCGGGCCGCCGACACGGTGAGCCGCTCCGCGCTCAGTGACGACTTCACCGGCGCCCGGGGCGGCGCGCCCGACGGCGCGAAGTGGGCGGTGGCCGGCGATGCGCGCCGCGCCCAGCTGACCGGCGACGGCGAGCTCTTCCTCGCCACGCAGCTGCGGACGCAGAAGACCCTCGGGCAGAAGTCCGGGCGGGCCGAGGCCCGGATCCGGATGAGCCGCGACGGCGGCGCCTGGCGTGCCCTGGGTGTGCTGACCCCGGACGGCGGGCTCCCGGCCGGCCGGGTGGAGGTCCTGGCCGACGACAGCGTGGGCAGCGAGGACTTCCACACGTACGTGATCGACTGGTCGCCCACCACACTGGTCTGGTCGGTCGACGGCCGCAAGGTCCTGCGCTTCACCCCGTCGACCGCGGGTCAGCCGTTCCGGCTGTCGCTCAACACGGCCGCCGGCGGGCGGGACCCGGACTCCATGCTGGTCGACTACGTGCGCGTCTCGGTCCGGGTCACCGTCCAGGCGACGAACTGGAAGATCCAGACGACGTATCGGCCCGGGAAGTACGTCCGCTACCGGGGCGAGCTGTACCGCGTACAGGAATTCCACACCTCGCTGCCGGGCTGGCAGCCCGATCTCGTGCCGGCGATTTTCAAAAAAGTGTGA